A part of Drosophila ananassae strain 14024-0371.13 chromosome 2R, ASM1763931v2, whole genome shotgun sequence genomic DNA contains:
- the LOC6493547 gene encoding peptidoglycan-recognition protein LA isoform X1, whose product MVEENHGSMPDNALWTIQGRDRPSASQRLHNLTSATSSPMASSSLPLPQNIFTNPAIQPSSVINLSHSTDVVIGPMTQYQGPVSIYYMDASMEAHAMQTAAGINSNGIGNANRSRDSSPSKRLTRNTILLITLIFLVLATGLIVLYVELNRPKPEGPSNKAIYFGNTYDHDTFPNLGNGHLVIDREQWGAAKTTPALTIPLKKPIPYVLITHIGVQSLPCENIYKCSIKMRTVQDSAIAEKSLPDIQSNFYVSEEGNIYVGRGWDWANTYANQTLAVTFMGDYGRFQPSAKQLEGVQFLLAHAVANGALEVDYKLVGQNQTKTSKSPGAYVYREIRKWPHFYGCGMDDGPACGVELGMKPESWDGKQ is encoded by the exons ATGGTCGAGGAGAATCATGGCTCAATGCCCGATAATGCCCTGTGGACAATACAAGGCCGAGATCGACCCAGTGCCTCCCAGAGGTTGCACAACCTGACTTCGGCCACATCCTCGCCGATGGCGTCCTCCAGCCTGCCCTTGCCACAGAATATATTCACCAATCCCGCCATCCAGCCCTCCAGTGTGATCAATTTGTCGCACTCCACCGATGTGGTTATTGGTCCCATGACCCAATACCAGGGACCGGTATCTATTTACTATATGGATGCCAGTATGGAGGCACACGCCATGCAAACCGCAGCCG GAATCAACAGCAATGGAATCGGTAATGCCAATCGGAGCCGTGATAGTTCCCCATCAAAGCGACTGACCAGAAACACCATTCTACTGATTACCCTGATTTTCCTGGTCCTGGCCACCGGATTGATTGTGCTCTACGTGGAACTCAATCGGCCCAAGCCAGAGGGGCCCAGCAACAAGGCCATCTACTTCGGCAACACCTACGACCACGACACGT TTCCGAATCTAGGAAACGGACACCTGGTCATCGACCGAGAGCAGTGGGGAGCAGCCAAAACCACTCCAGCTCTGACCATTCCCCTGAAGAAGCCCATTCCCTATGTCCTGATCACGCACATCGGTGTCCAGTCGTTGCCCTGCGAAAACATCTACAAGTGCTCCATTAAAATGCGAACCGTTCAGGATTCGGCGATTGCGGAAAAGAGTTTGCCGGACATTCAATCCAACTTTTAT GTCTCCGAGGAGGGAAACATCTATGTGGGCCGCGGCTGGGACTGGGCCAACACGTATGCCAACCAGACACTGGCCGTTACATTTATGGGCGACTACGGTCGCTTCCAGCCCTCCGCCAAACAGCTGGAGGGCGTCCAATTTCTGTTGGCCCATGCCGTGGCCAATGGAGCCTTGGAGGTGGATTACAAACTAGTGGGCCAGAATCAG aCCAAAACCAGCAAAAGCCCGGGAGCGTATGTCTACCGAGAGATCCGTAAGTGGCCGCACTTCTACGGCTGCGGCATGGACGACGGCCCGGCATGTGGCGTAGAACTGGGAATGAAACCGGAATCGTGGGATGGCAAGCAATAG
- the LOC6493547 gene encoding peptidoglycan-recognition protein LA isoform X2 has product MKLLLKVHSERTARRRRTPEPSTAHSRDSSRINSNGIGNANRSRDSSPSKRLTRNTILLITLIFLVLATGLIVLYVELNRPKPEGPSNKAIYFGNTYDHDTFPNLGNGHLVIDREQWGAAKTTPALTIPLKKPIPYVLITHIGVQSLPCENIYKCSIKMRTVQDSAIAEKSLPDIQSNFYVSEEGNIYVGRGWDWANTYANQTLAVTFMGDYGRFQPSAKQLEGVQFLLAHAVANGALEVDYKLVGQNQTKTSKSPGAYVYREIRKWPHFYGCGMDDGPACGVELGMKPESWDGKQ; this is encoded by the exons ATGAAATTATTGCTTAAAGTACACTCGGAACGCACGGCGCGACGAAGACGCACCCCGGAACCCAGTACCGCCCATTCCAGGGATTCCTCAA GAATCAACAGCAATGGAATCGGTAATGCCAATCGGAGCCGTGATAGTTCCCCATCAAAGCGACTGACCAGAAACACCATTCTACTGATTACCCTGATTTTCCTGGTCCTGGCCACCGGATTGATTGTGCTCTACGTGGAACTCAATCGGCCCAAGCCAGAGGGGCCCAGCAACAAGGCCATCTACTTCGGCAACACCTACGACCACGACACGT TTCCGAATCTAGGAAACGGACACCTGGTCATCGACCGAGAGCAGTGGGGAGCAGCCAAAACCACTCCAGCTCTGACCATTCCCCTGAAGAAGCCCATTCCCTATGTCCTGATCACGCACATCGGTGTCCAGTCGTTGCCCTGCGAAAACATCTACAAGTGCTCCATTAAAATGCGAACCGTTCAGGATTCGGCGATTGCGGAAAAGAGTTTGCCGGACATTCAATCCAACTTTTAT GTCTCCGAGGAGGGAAACATCTATGTGGGCCGCGGCTGGGACTGGGCCAACACGTATGCCAACCAGACACTGGCCGTTACATTTATGGGCGACTACGGTCGCTTCCAGCCCTCCGCCAAACAGCTGGAGGGCGTCCAATTTCTGTTGGCCCATGCCGTGGCCAATGGAGCCTTGGAGGTGGATTACAAACTAGTGGGCCAGAATCAG aCCAAAACCAGCAAAAGCCCGGGAGCGTATGTCTACCGAGAGATCCGTAAGTGGCCGCACTTCTACGGCTGCGGCATGGACGACGGCCCGGCATGTGGCGTAGAACTGGGAATGAAACCGGAATCGTGGGATGGCAAGCAATAG
- the LOC6493547 gene encoding peptidoglycan-recognition protein LA isoform X3 has protein sequence MVEENHGSMPDNALWTIQGRDRPSASQRLHNLTSATSSPMASSSLPLPQNIFTNPAIQPSSVINLSHSTDVVIGPMTQYQGPVSIYYMDASMEAHAMQTAAGINSNGIGNANRSRDSSPSKRLTRNTILLITLIFLVLATGLIVLYVELNRPKPEGPSNKAIYFGNTYDHDT, from the exons ATGGTCGAGGAGAATCATGGCTCAATGCCCGATAATGCCCTGTGGACAATACAAGGCCGAGATCGACCCAGTGCCTCCCAGAGGTTGCACAACCTGACTTCGGCCACATCCTCGCCGATGGCGTCCTCCAGCCTGCCCTTGCCACAGAATATATTCACCAATCCCGCCATCCAGCCCTCCAGTGTGATCAATTTGTCGCACTCCACCGATGTGGTTATTGGTCCCATGACCCAATACCAGGGACCGGTATCTATTTACTATATGGATGCCAGTATGGAGGCACACGCCATGCAAACCGCAGCCG GAATCAACAGCAATGGAATCGGTAATGCCAATCGGAGCCGTGATAGTTCCCCATCAAAGCGACTGACCAGAAACACCATTCTACTGATTACCCTGATTTTCCTGGTCCTGGCCACCGGATTGATTGTGCTCTACGTGGAACTCAATCGGCCCAAGCCAGAGGGGCCCAGCAACAAGGCCATCTACTTCGGCAACACCTACGACCACGACACGT GA